A region of Chloroflexota bacterium DNA encodes the following proteins:
- a CDS encoding class I mannose-6-phosphate isomerase — protein sequence MIFKSIFTEDVWGGRNLSKFGRELPEGKRIGQSWDIADHKDGMTEVSNGKFAGKNLTELIKKFGVELVGSKFAWFAEQAKFPLMVKLLEAGQNLSLQVHPNDAWAKTHLENELGKNEMWVVLDAEPGASVTLGLAEKMTPEQLVESVKNGTVEDKINIIPIKVGDYICVPAGSIHALMAGAVVAEIQQNSNTTYRVYDWNRPGFDGKLRPLQTEQAVEVSRFDQVGLTVMPPRVVEEQDGMKREKLCVNETFTTERVYLEPGAQFNGNCDGSTLEIWGVLEGQANVAGIELDPVKFTLLPAALGTYTIQSAEGAVLLRAYAGE from the coding sequence ATGATTTTTAAATCAATATTTACCGAGGATGTTTGGGGCGGTCGGAATTTAAGTAAATTTGGCCGGGAGCTGCCTGAGGGCAAGCGGATTGGTCAAAGCTGGGACATCGCCGATCATAAAGATGGCATGACCGAGGTGAGCAATGGAAAATTTGCCGGCAAAAATCTCACCGAATTGATTAAAAAATTCGGTGTGGAGTTGGTTGGTTCCAAGTTTGCATGGTTTGCCGAGCAGGCGAAATTCCCTCTGATGGTCAAGTTACTGGAGGCTGGGCAGAATCTCTCCTTGCAGGTGCACCCCAATGATGCCTGGGCCAAAACGCATCTGGAAAATGAGCTGGGCAAGAATGAGATGTGGGTTGTCCTCGACGCGGAACCTGGCGCGAGTGTCACCCTCGGGCTGGCTGAGAAAATGACACCTGAACAGTTGGTGGAATCAGTGAAAAACGGCACCGTGGAAGACAAAATCAATATTATTCCGATCAAAGTCGGCGATTACATTTGCGTACCCGCCGGTTCGATCCATGCATTGATGGCAGGGGCTGTCGTGGCAGAGATCCAGCAAAATTCCAATACCACTTATCGTGTTTATGATTGGAACCGGCCTGGATTTGATGGCAAGCTGCGTCCGCTGCAGACCGAACAGGCCGTTGAGGTCTCCCGGTTTGACCAGGTGGGCCTGACGGTTATGCCGCCCCGGGTGGTTGAAGAGCAGGACGGGATGAAGCGTGAGAAGCTCTGTGTAAATGAAACTTTCACCACCGAACGCGTCTATTTGGAACCCGGCGCGCAGTTCAATGGCAACTGTGATGGCTCAACCCTTGAAATTTGGGGCGTTTTGGAAGGTCAGGCGAATGTGGCCGGGATCGAACTGGACCCCGTTAAGTTCACCTTGTTGCCCGCCGCGTTGGGAACATATACGATCCAGTCCGCTGAAGGAGCGGTTCTGCTGCGAGCTTATGCAGGAGAATAA
- a CDS encoding CPBP family intramembrane metalloprotease, which produces METTKQGRKPFLFFILTFAFSWILWLPSILAGLGVDLSIDATAYTSITVPIGAFAPLLAALFLIIKQNGWKGGWKFFKQAFDLKVKPLYLLAAGLIPIIIHLISHFLAPLLGFPVANTLFPAELNVPSILIAIPYFLLMLVIGGGQEEFGWRGYAQEPLQKRMGVIPASLLIGFVWGLWHLPLWVMPGDGHSTYPYIAFLIMTTSISVIYAWLFNASNQKLSTVIIFHAMSNTAAPLLPFLHAKAGIPETGYWVYAMINLLSALVVGYFILRSERKIKTQTRSV; this is translated from the coding sequence TTGGAAACTACAAAACAGGGAAGAAAACCGTTTCTTTTTTTTATCCTGACGTTTGCATTTTCATGGATTTTATGGCTGCCATCCATTCTTGCAGGATTAGGGGTTGATTTAAGCATTGATGCGACAGCCTACACCTCGATCACAGTCCCAATAGGCGCATTCGCTCCTCTATTAGCCGCCTTATTTCTAATCATCAAACAAAACGGGTGGAAAGGTGGTTGGAAATTCTTTAAACAGGCATTTGACTTAAAGGTCAAGCCTCTTTATCTCCTCGCCGCAGGATTAATTCCAATCATCATCCATCTCATTTCACATTTCCTTGCTCCGCTGCTGGGCTTTCCGGTCGCCAACACCTTATTCCCAGCCGAATTAAATGTCCCCTCCATCCTTATTGCCATCCCCTATTTCCTCCTCATGCTTGTCATAGGCGGAGGCCAGGAAGAATTCGGTTGGCGCGGATATGCACAAGAACCCTTACAAAAGCGCATGGGCGTGATCCCCGCAAGTTTATTAATTGGGTTTGTATGGGGATTATGGCATTTGCCGCTATGGGTTATGCCGGGAGATGGTCACTCAACTTATCCTTATATCGCGTTCCTCATTATGACGACTAGTATCTCGGTTATATATGCCTGGCTCTTCAATGCCAGCAATCAAAAATTGAGTACCGTGATTATCTTCCATGCCATGAGTAACACAGCTGCCCCGCTCTTGCCATTCCTCCATGCAAAAGCCGGAATACCTGAAACGGGCTATTGGGTTTATGCTATGATCAATCTGCTCAGTGCTCTCGTCGTTGGTTATTTCATTCTAAGGTCTGAACGGAAAATCAAGACACAAACAAGAAGTGTGTAA
- a CDS encoding fucose isomerase, giving the protein MPNYDLPKIIHPDPVPERTALLIANGDLRLSANQSDWPYQAAMEDALVKAFANEGWDLVRAHPIDEKNKHGFISNQRMGMDIFKSIPADAPLVVAEAVWQYSYHILAGLRSHKGPILTVANWSGSAPGLVGMLNINGSLTKMGVEYSTLWSVDFTDEFFLNGLRQWLKEGKVTHKLDHVRSLDPQKLPEAEKALGETLAEEMQANKAIMGIFDEGCMGMYNAIIDDEFLNRLGIYKERMSQSALLAAMKQVTDEEAEAARAWLDAKGMTFHTGTDEATELTDNQIHLQLKMYIAATRMADFFGCDIIGIQYQQGLKDMAPASDLAEGLLNNVDRPPVYDPETGEELFAGKAVVHFNEVDEGAGVDALITNRVWSQMGLSPETTLHDVRYGEWYKGDGVNDFVWVFLISGAVPPAHFIDGYKGADSWRQPPQYFPMGGGTLRGISKPGEIVWSRVYVEDGRLNADLGRGTSVALPREETERRWEMTTKEWPIMHGVLHGVSRDQFMAKHKANHINVAYAPDAESADRALAAKAAMLNALGVRVFLCGDVKL; this is encoded by the coding sequence ATGCCAAATTACGATCTACCCAAAATTATCCATCCCGACCCTGTTCCTGAGCGTACAGCCCTCTTGATTGCCAACGGGGACCTGCGCCTTTCGGCCAATCAATCAGACTGGCCCTATCAGGCCGCCATGGAAGATGCATTGGTTAAGGCTTTTGCCAACGAAGGTTGGGACCTGGTACGCGCCCATCCCATTGACGAGAAGAATAAACATGGTTTCATCTCAAACCAGCGAATGGGTATGGATATATTCAAATCCATCCCGGCGGATGCGCCGTTGGTCGTGGCGGAAGCCGTCTGGCAATACAGCTATCATATACTGGCTGGTTTGCGCTCACACAAAGGCCCGATCCTGACCGTCGCAAACTGGAGCGGAAGCGCGCCTGGGTTGGTGGGCATGCTTAACATCAATGGTTCGCTCACCAAGATGGGCGTTGAATACAGCACACTCTGGAGTGTGGATTTTACCGATGAATTCTTCCTGAACGGCTTGCGCCAGTGGTTGAAGGAAGGCAAAGTCACTCACAAACTCGATCATGTCCGCAGCCTTGACCCGCAAAAGCTGCCTGAGGCGGAAAAAGCCCTGGGTGAAACGCTGGCTGAGGAAATGCAGGCTAATAAGGCCATCATGGGCATATTCGATGAGGGCTGCATGGGCATGTATAACGCCATCATTGATGATGAATTTCTCAATCGACTGGGAATTTATAAGGAGCGGATGAGCCAATCCGCTCTATTGGCCGCCATGAAACAGGTGACTGATGAGGAAGCGGAGGCGGCCCGCGCCTGGTTGGATGCGAAGGGGATGACCTTCCATACCGGCACGGATGAGGCAACTGAGTTGACCGATAACCAGATTCACTTGCAATTGAAGATGTACATCGCGGCCACCCGCATGGCGGATTTCTTTGGCTGTGATATCATCGGCATTCAATATCAGCAGGGCCTGAAGGATATGGCCCCCGCATCTGATCTGGCGGAAGGTCTGCTGAATAACGTGGACCGGCCGCCGGTCTATGACCCCGAGACGGGCGAAGAACTCTTCGCTGGGAAAGCCGTGGTCCACTTTAACGAGGTGGACGAAGGCGCCGGCGTGGACGCACTGATCACCAATCGGGTCTGGAGTCAAATGGGGCTTTCCCCGGAAACGACCCTCCATGATGTTCGCTATGGTGAATGGTATAAGGGTGACGGCGTGAATGATTTTGTCTGGGTATTCCTGATCTCCGGCGCGGTGCCACCTGCCCATTTCATTGACGGTTATAAAGGCGCAGATAGTTGGCGGCAGCCCCCGCAGTATTTCCCGATGGGTGGCGGCACCCTGCGCGGCATCTCCAAGCCGGGTGAGATCGTATGGAGCCGGGTTTATGTTGAAGATGGCCGCCTGAACGCTGACCTGGGCCGCGGCACTTCGGTTGCCCTGCCCCGTGAAGAGACCGAACGCCGCTGGGAAATGACCACCAAGGAGTGGCCGATCATGCACGGTGTGCTGCACGGCGTCAGCCGGGACCAATTCATGGCCAAACATAAAGCCAATCACATCAACGTGGCCTATGCGCCGGATGCCGAAAGCGCCGATCGGGCCCTGGCCGCCAAAGCCGCCATGTTGAATGCCCTGGGTGTTCGGGTGTTCCTCTGTGGTGATGTGAAGTTGTAA
- a CDS encoding peroxiredoxin: MPDKPEGCATPSKGPIAQAQATPTEPIVAGKELFMERAQVGKPAPDFELTAFYGDGFTNVRLSDYKGKWIVVCFYPGDFTFVUPTELTAVAVKYPELQKMGVEIVAISTNSHFSHKIWQEVELSKMVDGGVPYPLLADAGGRVGEVYGVYDPGSGVDIRGRFLIDPDFVIRAMEVLTPEVGRNVSELIRQVKAFQHVVKTGEVTPSGWQPGKPTLKPGPNLVGKVWEQWKPDEAF; this comes from the coding sequence ATGCCCGATAAACCCGAAGGATGCGCAACCCCATCCAAGGGACCTATCGCACAAGCTCAAGCGACACCAACAGAACCTATCGTTGCTGGAAAGGAGCTCTTTATGGAACGAGCGCAAGTTGGTAAACCCGCACCCGACTTTGAATTGACGGCTTTTTATGGGGATGGGTTTACAAATGTAAGACTGTCCGATTACAAGGGCAAATGGATTGTTGTCTGTTTCTATCCCGGTGATTTCACCTTTGTCTGACCGACCGAATTAACAGCGGTCGCTGTTAAATATCCCGAACTCCAGAAAATGGGCGTGGAAATTGTTGCCATCAGCACCAATAGCCACTTCTCACATAAGATCTGGCAGGAAGTTGAACTGTCAAAAATGGTGGATGGGGGCGTCCCCTATCCATTATTGGCTGACGCGGGTGGTCGCGTGGGTGAAGTTTACGGCGTCTATGATCCCGGCAGCGGTGTTGATATCCGCGGCCGGTTCCTCATTGACCCCGATTTCGTCATCCGGGCCATGGAAGTGCTGACCCCGGAGGTCGGCCGGAATGTTTCTGAGCTGATCCGCCAGGTAAAAGCCTTCCAGCATGTGGTCAAAACCGGTGAGGTGACGCCTTCCGGCTGGCAGCCAGGTAAACCGACCCTGAAACCAGGGCCGAACCTGGTTGGCAAAGTCTGGGAGCAGTGGAAGCCTGACGAGGCTTTCTAA
- a CDS encoding DUF59 domain-containing protein gives MCENETLKQVLLENLKKVIDPETGADVIRMRLVQDLTVTEDGDANYIFRPSSFVCPIALTLVMEIIEAVKATPGVSHQQVTVVDYAGAEELNKILASLNL, from the coding sequence ATGTGTGAAAATGAAACCTTGAAGCAAGTCCTGCTGGAAAATCTGAAAAAAGTGATTGACCCGGAGACCGGCGCGGACGTGATCCGCATGCGCCTGGTGCAGGACCTGACCGTGACTGAGGATGGCGACGCGAACTATATTTTCCGTCCCTCCTCATTCGTCTGCCCGATTGCGCTCACCCTGGTAATGGAAATAATCGAAGCCGTCAAAGCCACCCCCGGCGTCTCGCACCAGCAAGTGACCGTGGTGGATTATGCCGGGGCAGAAGAATTGAATAAGATCCTCGCATCGCTAAATCTATAA
- a CDS encoding ATP-binding protein: MTTQTLAPKQLVILSGKGGTGKTSVCAALVDLASQSPHPAVFADADVDAANLALVTAAKPLESHSFSGSQIAKIDPQECWSCGRCADVCRFNAIQHPAGERTVYVVDALVCEGCAACVYACPFDAIEMQTQQDGEWFHSLTPYGHQFHAELFPAAENSGKLVTLVKQHAKLFAEDNTLPLILVDGPPGIGCPVISAASGANLALLVTEPGLSGVHDLERIAGTLQHFNIPALVVINKADLYPEGTEEIRERAAEYDYPVIGEIPFDPAVPQAMTAAQPITKWAPDSPAAQAIRQVWTVIQQQIFGEDQHV, translated from the coding sequence ATGACCACCCAAACTCTAGCGCCCAAACAACTGGTGATTCTCAGCGGCAAAGGCGGCACGGGCAAAACAAGCGTCTGCGCCGCGCTGGTGGACCTAGCCTCTCAATCCCCCCATCCGGCAGTTTTCGCCGATGCCGACGTAGATGCAGCCAACCTGGCCCTGGTCACCGCCGCGAAACCGCTAGAATCACACTCCTTCTCCGGCAGCCAAATTGCGAAAATTGACCCGCAGGAATGCTGGAGCTGCGGTCGCTGTGCTGATGTTTGCCGGTTCAACGCCATCCAGCACCCCGCCGGTGAGCGGACCGTCTATGTTGTAGATGCTCTGGTCTGTGAAGGCTGCGCGGCCTGTGTGTATGCCTGCCCCTTCGACGCCATCGAGATGCAAACCCAGCAGGATGGCGAATGGTTCCACTCCCTAACGCCCTACGGCCACCAATTCCACGCGGAACTCTTCCCGGCGGCTGAAAACTCCGGCAAACTGGTCACGCTGGTCAAACAGCACGCCAAACTTTTCGCCGAAGACAACACCCTGCCCTTGATCCTGGTTGATGGCCCTCCGGGGATTGGCTGCCCGGTGATCTCTGCAGCCTCAGGGGCGAACCTGGCCCTGCTGGTCACCGAGCCGGGGCTCTCCGGCGTGCATGATCTGGAACGGATCGCCGGCACCCTGCAGCACTTCAACATCCCGGCCCTGGTGGTGATCAATAAGGCTGATCTCTATCCGGAAGGCACTGAGGAAATCCGGGAACGGGCCGCCGAATATGATTATCCGGTTATCGGTGAAATCCCATTTGACCCAGCTGTCCCCCAGGCAATGACCGCCGCCCAGCCGATTACCAAATGGGCGCCGGACTCCCCTGCCGCGCAGGCCATCCGCCAGGTATGGACTGTTATTCAGCAACAAATCTTCGGGGAGGACCAACATGTGTGA
- a CDS encoding ATP-binding protein has protein sequence MKIAVASGKGGTGKTMVSTSLAASLNGQTSLSFLDCDVEAPNAHLFLKPNFTVEEPVSVPIPEIDPERCTRCGRCVEVCEYNALAKIGDRMLVFPQLCHSCGSCTLACPEDAITEVGKSIGTLREGQTASGITFLNGELSIGEPMPTPIIREVKKAVPKTPLTVIDCPPGASCSVVTAIYDADYVILVTEPTPFGWHDLKQMLGVLKETGAPAGIVINRDGIGDQAIEDQLAALPLPILMRIPFREDIAANLARGDLLTEILPEYREAFQSLYDQIIEQTQRSAT, from the coding sequence ATGAAAATCGCAGTCGCAAGCGGCAAAGGCGGCACGGGCAAGACGATGGTATCCACCAGCCTGGCAGCCAGCCTAAACGGGCAAACATCACTCTCCTTCCTGGATTGTGACGTGGAAGCCCCCAATGCCCATCTTTTTCTCAAACCCAATTTCACCGTTGAAGAACCGGTCTCGGTTCCCATTCCCGAAATAGACCCAGAACGCTGTACCCGCTGCGGGCGCTGCGTTGAGGTCTGTGAATACAATGCCCTGGCCAAGATCGGCGACCGAATGCTGGTCTTTCCGCAGCTCTGTCACTCCTGTGGGAGCTGCACCCTGGCCTGCCCTGAAGACGCAATCACCGAAGTTGGCAAGTCCATCGGCACGCTGCGTGAAGGCCAAACGGCCTCCGGGATCACCTTCCTTAATGGCGAACTCTCGATTGGCGAACCGATGCCCACACCCATTATCCGGGAGGTAAAAAAAGCCGTCCCAAAAACACCGCTGACCGTCATCGACTGCCCACCCGGCGCATCCTGCTCCGTGGTCACAGCTATCTATGACGCCGATTACGTCATCCTGGTGACCGAACCGACCCCCTTCGGCTGGCATGACCTCAAACAGATGCTGGGGGTCCTCAAAGAGACCGGCGCCCCGGCGGGGATCGTGATCAACCGGGACGGGATAGGCGATCAGGCGATCGAAGACCAACTCGCTGCCCTCCCCCTCCCCATTCTGATGCGAATCCCCTTCCGGGAAGACATCGCCGCCAACCTGGCGCGGGGTGACCTGCTGACTGAAATTCTGCCTGAATATCGTGAAGCATTCCAGTCGCTCTATGATCAGATCATCGAACAAACCCAAAGGAGCGCCACATGA
- a CDS encoding NifB/NifX family molybdenum-iron cluster-binding protein — protein MILFITAQGQTLEDRFNTKFGRTPWFIRFDSESDEWEAFENNATAQAHGAGVAAGQFLIDHGAQTVISGHFGPNAYQALSAAGIPMLVQTDDTKSVQEVIDLWRAEKLETAH, from the coding sequence ATGATCCTCTTCATTACAGCCCAGGGACAAACCTTGGAAGACCGCTTCAACACCAAGTTCGGACGCACCCCCTGGTTCATCCGATTCGATTCCGAATCCGATGAGTGGGAAGCGTTTGAAAACAATGCCACCGCCCAGGCCCACGGCGCAGGTGTGGCAGCCGGGCAATTCTTGATTGATCACGGCGCTCAGACAGTCATCAGCGGCCATTTTGGTCCCAATGCTTATCAAGCCCTCTCAGCGGCAGGTATCCCGATGCTGGTCCAGACCGATGATACAAAATCGGTCCAGGAGGTTATTGACCTTTGGCGGGCAGAAAAGCTGGAAACCGCACATTAA
- a CDS encoding helix-turn-helix transcriptional regulator gives MHHNLNRDGIHGPGGGRGRRPGRGRRWMGDRSLMDVRLIEPALLAFLSKEPQHGYALLERLDYLGLGGANPSAIYRVLRDFEEIGLVKSDWDSEGTQGPPRRVYVLTDEGRAALKRAEKSLQETCQKINALLEIVESE, from the coding sequence ATGCACCACAATTTAAATCGTGATGGTATTCACGGCCCCGGTGGGGGCAGAGGGCGCAGGCCCGGGCGCGGCAGGCGCTGGATGGGTGATCGCTCTCTAATGGATGTTCGCCTGATAGAGCCGGCATTGTTGGCTTTCCTCTCCAAAGAGCCTCAGCATGGTTATGCCTTGTTGGAACGGCTGGATTATTTAGGACTGGGTGGCGCAAACCCCAGCGCGATCTACCGGGTCTTGCGAGATTTCGAAGAAATCGGCCTGGTGAAAAGCGATTGGGATTCGGAAGGCACCCAGGGTCCGCCACGGCGGGTCTATGTGCTCACGGATGAAGGCCGGGCCGCGCTCAAGCGGGCGGAAAAGTCTCTTCAAGAGACCTGTCAGAAGATCAACGCGCTCCTGGAGATCGTTGAATCAGAATAA
- a CDS encoding DUF5320 domain-containing protein encodes MPYQDGTGPEGSGPTGRGLGPCGNGTAQRGSRTFGFGRGRRGRGRGFGIGVGMGRGFVNDADPAQAEKTWLENRLKVVNEILSKKAD; translated from the coding sequence ATGCCATATCAAGATGGTACGGGGCCTGAGGGTTCAGGCCCAACCGGCAGGGGATTAGGCCCTTGTGGGAATGGAACAGCGCAGCGCGGCAGTCGGACCTTTGGTTTTGGCCGGGGACGGCGTGGACGCGGCCGTGGTTTCGGCATTGGCGTTGGTATGGGTCGGGGGTTTGTGAACGACGCCGACCCTGCGCAAGCTGAAAAGACCTGGCTGGAAAACCGACTGAAAGTAGTCAATGAGATTTTATCGAAAAAGGCTGACTAG
- a CDS encoding class I SAM-dependent methyltransferase, translated as MTIQNQAQMENLRQFFEDLSVEWDNHQPTGRDQLLHELLAPYDPFFSQCRSILEVGTGTGALIPILRQRYPDINLVSMDIAHRMLTKAGNRHPSAALIQADIHHLPIAAGQFDGLICHNALPHFWWMQDALAEMKKVLRAPGHLLIFHDISREHVNAIHQKAHNPIIHDDLLPEGLQLAKMLKSTGFLPLQVTDQNDRYIIYANLSQTR; from the coding sequence ATGACGATTCAAAACCAAGCCCAAATGGAAAACCTCCGCCAATTCTTTGAGGACCTTTCCGTTGAATGGGATAACCACCAACCCACCGGCCGGGACCAGTTGCTCCATGAGCTGCTGGCACCCTATGACCCCTTTTTTAGCCAATGCCGCTCCATATTGGAAGTCGGCACCGGCACCGGTGCACTGATCCCAATCCTACGCCAACGCTATCCGGACATCAACCTGGTTTCGATGGACATCGCCCATCGGATGCTGACCAAGGCCGGTAATCGCCACCCAAGCGCCGCCCTGATCCAGGCAGATATCCATCATTTACCCATCGCTGCGGGTCAATTTGACGGCCTGATCTGCCATAACGCCTTGCCCCACTTCTGGTGGATGCAAGATGCACTGGCGGAGATGAAAAAGGTTCTCAGAGCTCCCGGCCACCTGCTGATCTTTCATGACATAAGCCGTGAGCACGTAAATGCCATCCATCAAAAGGCGCACAACCCCATTATCCATGATGACCTCCTGCCGGAAGGACTGCAGTTGGCCAAAATGCTCAAATCGACAGGCTTCCTGCCCCTGCAGGTCACCGATCAGAACGACCGCTACATAATCTATGCGAATTTGTCGCAGACTCGCTAA
- a CDS encoding gamma-glutamyltransferase family protein — protein MNYDFEFRSRRSNVLSSRGMAASSQPLATLAGLDMLRAGGNAADAAIAMAAALNVVEPFSTGIGGDCFALYWDAKTKKVYALNGSGPAAKASSIDTIRKMGYTQMPLFMGPAVSVPGTVAGWSALLARFGTMTLADVLKPAIRYAFEGYPVTEWIGSGWQLMASRLLRDTVDESLPLHLQRSGPPQPSGKEFLLEGRAPAVGEMVTLPTLGETMMGISEEGKDFIYEGDFADKLSSHVQRYGGWLTSEDLHGFDAEWVEPIYADYHEVRLYECPPNGQGLAAVMAARIADGFDLAGMDPVQRTHTLIECMRLGFTEALQWVSDPHFDAIPMAELFSERYIDSRREMISWDKAIPHLQTGIQPVGEDTVYMSAVDGQGNACSFINSLYMGGGTGLVVPGTGVFLQNRAALFSLDPEHPNALAGGKRPYHTIIPGMITKGSELYASFGIMGGFMQPQAHLQALSNLVDLEMNPQQALDMSRFCLDVDAGGGVGAADPGGEVYLEKGFSFDEMAALRHIGHKISPVSGRERAMFGGGQILIRDPQSGVITGGSDARKDGYAMGY, from the coding sequence ATGAATTACGATTTTGAGTTCCGATCCCGGCGCAGTAACGTTCTTTCCTCCCGCGGAATGGCCGCATCGAGTCAGCCGCTGGCAACGCTGGCGGGTTTGGATATGCTGCGAGCAGGCGGCAATGCTGCCGATGCCGCCATTGCGATGGCCGCCGCGTTGAATGTGGTGGAGCCCTTCTCAACCGGAATCGGTGGGGATTGTTTCGCCCTCTATTGGGATGCGAAAACCAAGAAGGTCTATGCTCTCAATGGGAGCGGTCCGGCAGCAAAGGCATCCTCGATTGATACCATCCGAAAAATGGGTTATACCCAAATGCCTCTCTTCATGGGGCCGGCGGTCAGCGTGCCGGGAACCGTGGCGGGTTGGTCTGCGCTTCTGGCACGCTTCGGCACCATGACCTTGGCGGACGTTCTCAAACCGGCCATTCGCTATGCGTTTGAGGGCTATCCGGTGACGGAATGGATTGGTTCTGGCTGGCAGCTGATGGCCTCCCGGTTACTGCGGGATACTGTGGATGAGAGCTTGCCCCTTCACCTCCAGCGGTCCGGTCCGCCACAGCCTAGCGGGAAGGAGTTCCTGCTGGAGGGAAGGGCCCCTGCAGTCGGGGAGATGGTTACATTACCCACTTTAGGCGAAACCATGATGGGGATTTCTGAAGAGGGGAAGGATTTTATCTATGAGGGTGACTTTGCGGATAAATTGAGCTCACACGTCCAACGCTATGGGGGCTGGCTCACGTCTGAGGACCTGCATGGCTTCGATGCGGAATGGGTCGAACCGATCTATGCCGATTACCACGAGGTGCGGTTATATGAATGCCCGCCGAATGGGCAGGGGCTGGCTGCTGTGATGGCCGCCCGAATCGCAGATGGCTTTGACCTGGCTGGAATGGACCCCGTCCAGCGCACCCATACCCTGATCGAGTGCATGCGGTTGGGATTCACCGAGGCGTTGCAGTGGGTGAGTGATCCCCATTTTGACGCTATTCCCATGGCTGAGCTGTTTTCCGAGCGTTATATCGACTCCCGCCGGGAGATGATCAGCTGGGATAAGGCTATCCCACATTTGCAGACGGGGATCCAACCGGTGGGGGAGGACACGGTCTATATGAGCGCGGTGGATGGACAGGGGAATGCCTGCTCTTTCATCAACAGTCTCTATATGGGCGGCGGAACCGGATTGGTCGTTCCTGGGACGGGGGTCTTTCTGCAGAACCGGGCTGCGCTTTTTAGCCTGGACCCGGAGCATCCAAACGCGCTGGCGGGCGGCAAGCGGCCTTACCATACCATTATTCCCGGGATGATCACCAAAGGGAGTGAACTTTACGCCAGTTTTGGGATCATGGGCGGCTTCATGCAGCCCCAGGCGCATTTGCAAGCGCTTTCCAACCTGGTGGATCTCGAGATGAACCCCCAGCAAGCGCTTGATATGTCTCGGTTCTGTCTGGATGTGGATGCCGGCGGGGGTGTGGGCGCGGCAGACCCCGGGGGCGAGGTGTATCTGGAAAAAGGTTTCAGCTTTGATGAGATGGCCGCCTTACGCCACATAGGACACAAGATTTCACCGGTGAGTGGACGGGAAAGGGCGATGTTTGGCGGGGGACAGATCCTCATACGTGACCCGCAGAGCGGTGTGATCACAGGTGGGTCGGATGCGCGCAAGGATGGATACGCGATGGGGTATTGA